One part of the Phragmites australis chromosome 3, lpPhrAust1.1, whole genome shotgun sequence genome encodes these proteins:
- the LOC133913203 gene encoding transcription factor bHLH18-like, producing MATQWFSNMAMDEPSFFHQWQSDDLLEQYAEQQIAAAFGQGEVDQAVAAALMEHAAGAEHRPQKAAKVNTSWDSCITDQGSPADSSSPTILSFGGHADTGAMFAKAQARSASYYGASAAPVTVEAPKQEVEAVVPPFQAQARPIKRTYDAMVVAEPTKAPATTRPASQNQDHILAERKRREKLSQRFIALSKIVPGLEKLDKASVLGDAIKYVKQLQDQVKGLEDEARRRPVEAAVLVKKSHLSAAADDGSSCDESFVAGESGTRTALPEIEARVSDRTVLVKIHCENRKGAIITMLSEVERLSLTIMSTNVLPFTPSSLHVTITAMAGEDFCLCAKDIVKKLNQAFKSSL from the exons ATGGCAACCCAGTGGTTCTCCAACATG GCGATGGACGAGCCGAGCTTCTTCCACCAGTGGCAGTCGGACGACCTGCTGGAGCAGTACGCGGAGCAGCAGATCGCCGCGGCGTTCGGGCAGGGGGAAGTGGAccaggcggtggcggcggcgctgatggagCACGCGGCCGGGGCGGAGCACCGCCCGCAGAAGGCGGCCAAGGTCAATACCAGCTGGGACTCGTGCATCACGGACCAGGGATCCCCCGCCgactcctcctccccgaccatcCTCTCCTTCGGCGGCCACGCTGATACCGGCGCCATGTTCGCCAAGGCGCAGGCGCGGAGCGCCTCGTACTACGGCGCGTCCGCCGCGCCCGTGACCGTGGAGGCGCCCAAGCAGGAGGTGGAAGCGGTCGTGCCTCCGTTCCAGGCCCAGGCGCGCCCGATCAAGCGGACCTACGACGCCATGGTCGTCGCCGAGCCCACGAAGGCGCCGGCGACCACCCGTCCGGCCTCCCAGAACCAGGACCACATCCTGGCCGAGCGGAAACGCCGCGAGAAGCTCAGCCAGCGCTTCATCGCCCTCTCCAAGATCGTCCCTGGCCTCGAGAAG TTGGACAAGGCGTCTGTGCTCGGCGACGCAATCAAGTACGTGAAGCAGCTGCAGGACCAGGTGAAGGGCCTGGAGGATGAGGCTCGCCGGCGGCCCGTCGAGGCAGCAGTTCTGGTCAAGAAGTCCCATctgtccgccgccgccgacgacggCTCGTCTTGCGACGAGAGCTTCGTGGCCGGCGAGTCCGGCACCCGGACGGCGCTGCCGGAGATCGAGGCCCGTGTCTCGGACCGCACGGTGCTGGTCAAGATCCACTGCGAGAACCGCAAGGGCGCGATCATCACCATGCTGTCCGAGGTCGAGCGCCTCAGCCTCACCATCATGAGCACCAATGTGCTCCCCTTCACCCCCTCCTCCCTCCACGTAACCATCACGGCCATG GCTGGCGAGGACTTCTGCTTGTGTGCCAAGGATATCGTCAAGAAGCTAAATCAGGCGTTCAAGTCATCTCTCTGA